DNA sequence from the Liolophura sinensis isolate JHLJ2023 chromosome 1, CUHK_Ljap_v2, whole genome shotgun sequence genome:
ACACATTTTTATGCTAGACATCCATATCGTTACAAAGAATACTgtatgcagttagaatactttttctaattcataatgtttttaataattatgacacCACCTGAAGCAATGAATTCTTACAGTCGAAAccgaatattcttgagtacggcgtaaaacaccaatcaaataaataaacagtcgaaaccgagcttatgcagtttcacattatgaattagaaaaaatgtttttctaaaTCTTAACTTcattgcttttgcaagaatatAAACCTTCAACATGTGTAGAACTTATGGTGTTGCGTGTCACTGACTAACGGCAATTTTGGTAgagagtatgactgattttacagacagctgaatatacgTGACTggctatttatgtatttgattggtgtttcacgcagtactcaagaatatttcacttaaccgacggtggccagcattatggtgggaggaaaccgggcagagcccggggaaaacccatgaccatccgaaggttgctggaagaccttcccatttacggccggagaggaagccagcatgagctggacttgaacttacagccaccgtattggtgagagacatctgggtcattacgctacgctagcgcgctaaccaactgaggcacggaGCCGcctctcccccccccacccccacaaccccaccccccaccgGCTAAAAGAAACACACCATAGGTCATGAATTATATACACTGACTTCTGTGGaggagtggttagcgtgttaacACAGCACTAAGGAGTTTTTCACCActgcgatcgttgtgagttcaagtccagatcatgctggcctcctctctggtAGTAAGTGGGATGGTCTATCAGCAGCCTACAGATAGTCGGTGGTGTTGCAgttttcctccaacaataatgctggccctcgttGATAATGTGagatattcatgagtacggcgtaaaacacaaataaaaaaaataaatttcacttgAAACACGCTTGTGTAATAATGTCCTAGGAGTTAACATTCCAGGTCTTATCtttcaataaatgatttattttcagtAGTTTAAAGATTGACCTACGAAATAAGCTCATAATATCGGCGGCCGATGGGTTTTCCTACTTTACTAGACCCTTGATACATTACCTGACACTTTACATTTAAGGCTAATGTTTGGCTGACCTGTGTTGGAGTCTGTGTGAAGGGTTTCTTGTCATTATACACCTGACCGTTTAGAGTGACAGTACCAGTACTCGGGTAGTCCTCAACTATTATCGTCACCGCGTAGTAGCCGAACCCAAAGGAAAGCAGAACTGTGGGCGTTATTGTACAGGTATCCTGCAAAAAATacgaaaatattaatttatttaacgCCTATCCACGATGTGGCTGCAAATTTGCctatgtggcattaagccataataattcatttatttattgaacgCCATAGTCTAGGTCAGTTTACACGTGACGAAAATCGGATATTGTAAACCACCAAGCTTTAgtaagttactgataaactttcccgCGCGTGACCATTACAAATCTAAAATCCACATAAACCGTCATATGAGCGATGTCGATAACTTATTGTTACAAAGAGCCCAGGAACTTGGAAAGCAGAGCAAtcaacaaattccctgttcacgGCTTGGATTGAACCTTGCGATCTAAAGAAGGAAAGATTGAATGAAATTCCAATCCAAAATAAGTGTTGAACCACTCAGCTTTGACACGCTTCCTGTATAGAAAATATCTCAGCAAAAAAGGAATCGTCTCATCTATGTGACAGAATCAGACATAAAAAATGATAACTGACAAATtcataaattgcaataaatAGCTGTAATGCGTTAGACCtcaagcaaaacaaaaagaatcAATTAAGTACCTGTTTGAACTCACCCGATTCATTAAAGAATATTATTTTACGACAGAAGTATCAAATCTAAAATCCACATTGGTCCATAGAAATCATTCTATTCTAGATCCGAAAGACgcttgaatatatgtatgtctttatgttgaaataaaacagCTAATTTCCGATTCAGCGCAGACGAATGTTCACCTTGTGACGTGAAAAGGGACTGGTGACATGGAATAATGGCATAATTAATtcttgaaataaatgtataaataaataaataaagcaactTGATTCCGTAATACAGTGGATTAGTGGATACGCGAATATTAACATGTGAGTACAAGTACGCTTACTTACAGGATCCAGTTTTTGGAATACTTACACAATTTACATAACCTTTAAGAATATGTCAATACCTACATGCTCTACCTTTAAGGATATGTCAATACCTGCTCTACCATAAAGGATATGTCAACACGTACGTGTTGTGCCTTAAAGGATGTGTCAGTACTTACAGGATCCAGTTCTACTCCCGGGAAACTATTACACACGCCGCCGCATTCCTTTCGCGTTCTAGCAAAACGACATCGCACTCTGTCAGCGTCCGGGTCTAATGTCATGATTCTGATGGGTGTTAGGCAGCCAACGTATACCCTGCATTGATAGACATCCACATAATGATGACTTTTGACTTTGGGGTGTCAAGATCAAATTATCAAAACAGCGAACTGTCACTGAAAATTGTCTATGTTTCAatgattattaatttattcatatattattcATAATAGATTACCAACAGGGATATCTATATAACTTGTAGTGTTTGTATTCAAGGGGAATTTAATATTGCGCCAATATTAAATGAGAAAGCAATAAAATGCACTTATAGGGCGCCTGGTCTCTTCATTTATAGTAGTTCCACGAGGCGAATGTAACTGGACTCCCTATTAATGCTAGTTCCATGTGGCGAGTGTAACTGGGCTCCCCATTTCTGGAAAGCGACTGTATACGAAACAGTCGCTTTCCAGAAATCGAAATCGTTACTTCCACGTCATCCAGAGTGGTAATTCCGAAACTCGATGGTATATTCGCGCGACAAGgtgtttcacaaaaagtcaaATCCGATAACGGACTGCCTTTCAACAGCCGGGACTTCAAAGACTTTGCCGCAAACCTTGGTTTCAAACACCAGCGCGTTACCCCTCTCTGGCCCGAAGCGAACGGTGAGGTAGAACGTTTTATGGCAACCCTAAACAAATACATCAGAGCTTCATCTGTCGAACAAAGGAATTGGAAGCAGGAATTATTCAAATTTCTCAGACATTACCGTGCGACACCACATTCCTCCACCCATGTTTCGCCATTTGAAGCAATAACTGGACGTCATATGAACATTGTTCTTCCACAGATACCGACTACCTCTGACAGCCACAGCAGAATTGCTGAGTGCGACGCCCTCAGTAAGCAGAAGGCGAAATCATACGCCGACAACAGACGCAAcgcaaaacaaaatcaactgtCTGTAGGTGACACCGTAGCCTACTTGTGCGAAAacggaaaagaaacaaactttctACTCCATTTGATCCTCGTCCATACAGAATCACTAGTCTGAAGGGCAGCATGGTTACTGCTCATCGTGGACAGCACGTCCTCACCCGTAATGCATCACACTTCAAGCCAGTCATCGCAGATGTTAATCCTACCTTCGAataggaggaggaggaggaggaatATGCTGATCTCAGCATCCCACTACCCAACAGCCCTCCAAGGCCGACAACCCCTCCGAGTTCACCAACGCAGCTGTCAAATGGTCCCTCCACGCAGCTTCATCCCTGCATGAAACCTTCAGGTGAACAGCGGAGATCAACGCAGAAACGAAAGCCCTCAGTTCGTTTCAAAGACTTCGTCTTATAGACTGTATATCATCGTCTGACCCAGTCGCCTAGCCACCGTAATTTTCATGTATcccattttcatgtatttgacatTAAGCATCATTCCAGTGacattatacatgaatattcCACTAGCATAAACGGTGAGCCCAGTTACATTCGCCACGTGGAACTAGCATAAATGACAAGCCCAGTTACATTCACCCCGTGGAACTACCATAAATGGGGAGCCGAGTTACATTCGCCACGTGGAACTACCATAAATGGGGAGTAGAGTTACATTCGCCACGTGGAACTACCATAAATGGCAGGTTAAATGAGAAATCTGCTAAATCCTATTGACATTAAGTATAAATATGCATACTCGAATCAATGCGCATGGGGTAAATTTGCAATTCTTCAATTTAAAAGTTCACTGTCTTTCAAAACTTACTTGTAGACCGGGATGTTAAACGTGAGAGGGCTTGCGTTCGGCTGACCTGTATCACTCCGTACTCCCAAGGTCAGTTCCGTCTGAAGCCGCCATTGGCCGTCAGTCTCAATTTTGAGTGGAACCCAGTCATGACCTTCGATCCTGAACGAAGAGCTCTCATTTATATACAGGGACAGGTGGGTGCGGGGTGGGTGGTTGGGTGGTGTGTAGGAGGGTGACACCACATTGCTAAGTTTGTGAATGGTTGGGGACATCTATGTCTCCTCCAAGCACGCCTTCATATTTTCGTTTCTGTACTATACAAATGGAAATACCTCTCACGTCACTCGAATCAGAATCACCCCTCCACCTCCCCACActccccatccccacccccacatCAGAACCTCGTTTTGGaaaaatacagattttttttagcAATGGTTTTTCGTTATGTTTTATGCTTTTGTGTGAGGCCGCATACAAGTATAGGTAACTGTAGATTCACttgactatatgtatataaacatatccCTAATCATGCAGTGTGAAATGATCTGACGTTTTCTGCCCGAAAAATAAGAATGACACCTACTGCCTGCCTCTTATTGTATGAGATGAAATAGTTTTAGGACTAAGAGTTGTTTTCAGAGATGAAACTTACGCCACGGTAAAGGGGCCAGGGTGACCGAACATGACACTGAATGAGCCTATGCCTTGTTCCCATTGGTCCGCTTGACTGACAGCAGACACACTGTAAGAGGTGTCTGAGAGGATTGTCTGACCTTTGCATCCTTTCTCACAGATAAAGTTTTCCGGTCCCGTGGCAGGACCCGAAATACCCACACTTGTTTCGGAACAATGTTTTCCGCATGGTCCCTCCCCTAGAGTCCACATCAGCTGATAAGTGAAGCTTACATTGTAATTGTTGTGTACCTGCAGGAGAACAAAGGCTTTGGAATTCTCACCTGAgtaattatacataaatatttgtccgcaaaacactaatcaaataaataaatattcggtCAGATGAAGAGACTATGAAATGTAACTGGTCACCTGACGGTTTTGATAAGAATTGTCTTGTTTATATTCAATCAAAGTAATTAAGTAGGAGATGTACATACACACGGTCATATCTGGACGGATTTTGGGATACCCGACTACATAATATATGTCAGACACCAAATAAAGGGGTATCACGCCATCATTTTTATATCAACTTGCAATTCATTCTTCAATTTGACATTCATCTGCCCAGATTGTAATCAAAAAGGTTACCCGTCATCACGGTATGATACATCATAGCTCCAGCAAGTAGTATTCTAGTTGCATTTTAAGCGCGACAGGATGGAGCGCATGCGATGTCTCAACCTGTGTCGAACTGAAAAAAAACCGAGAAAGCTTGTTTGGAGCTAACGATGATGTGGAGGATGGCTCAACCAGTTCTGTACTAGAAACAGACAAAAGGGCCTGGAGACAAGGATGATATGTTGATGACTCAACACTCAGAAGGGTTTTCTGAAGCTAACAATATGGAGAATGCCTCAACCGCTTCTGTACTTTAGACAGACCGAGAATTAAAGGTTATCGGATGATGATATAGAGGATGGCTCAACCAGTTCCATACTAAAAACTTGCAAAGAAGGGCTGTATGGGTATAGACCTAGAGCTGTCGAGGATGGCTCAAAAGTTTACTTATTAGAAACAGACCGAAGAGTTGTCTGGAGATAACGGTGATATGGAGAATGCCTGAACCGGTTCTGTACCTCAGACAGACTAAGAAGGGATGTCTGCTGGTAATGATGATATGGGGACTGGATCAACCGGTTCCGTACTAGGAAGAGACCGAGATATGGAAGATCGATCAAGTGGTTCCGCACTAGAGGCAGCCATGAAGGGGTGTTTGGAGATAAAGATGATATGGACGATGATCAATCGATTCCAGATTAGGAACAGACTCCTCTATTCCAGATCATTCGTGGTAAGTTGTCGGCACAGATCTGTTCACATGGAACGAGAAGGAATACACAGTCGTTGTAGGCTACCACAGCCGGTACTTTGAAGTAGAGGTTCTGCCAAACACTACAGATGAGACAGTTATGGTGAAGATATGAAGATCGTGGCGATATTTGTGCGACACGGCCTTCCAGCGAAAGTCATTTTACGATAGTGGCCCAAGAGAGTTTGCCAAGTTTGCATCTGTTCCACATAAAGCCAAAGCAGGTTATCGCGACCCCCTAATCGCTCTCTTAGGGTACCGTACTACACCAGTTAATGTTGGTTTGTCTCGGTCTCAGTTGTTGATGGGTAGGAGGCTTAGATCCGTGATTTCCACTACTGTATCTCAGTTGAAACCGCAATCATTTGATCAGGCTAATGTTCACGACAGAATGTCGGAAAACcgcaaagaaaaaacaat
Encoded proteins:
- the LOC135482024 gene encoding uncharacterized protein LOC135482024, which codes for MAIGVSIVLMVLGSLGIQAAGPYFRGGSLRWRVHNVDKVHNNYNVSFTYQLMWTLGEGPCGKHCSETSVGISGPATGPENFICEKGCKGQTILSDTSYSVSAVSQADQWEQGIGSFSVMFGHPGPFTVAIEGHDWVPLKIETDGQWRLQTELTLGVRSDTGQPNASPLTFNIPVYKVYVGCLTPIRIMTLDPDADRVRCRFARTRKECGGVCNSFPGVELDPVSTDTSFKAQHVRVDISFMVEQVLTYP